A single Dreissena polymorpha isolate Duluth1 chromosome 14, UMN_Dpol_1.0, whole genome shotgun sequence DNA region contains:
- the LOC127857420 gene encoding LOW QUALITY PROTEIN: 39S ribosomal protein L15, mitochondrial-like (The sequence of the model RefSeq protein was modified relative to this genomic sequence to represent the inferred CDS: deleted 1 base in 1 codon) — protein sequence CNSAIYKLDPKDKEYGINLTDEGADIFTARVNIEVQWAEESTIAAIERNGGIITTRFYDFPSLQAIVDPEWFFKKGAPIPRCSLPPKDALEYYTNPEKRGYLADPEKVRQARYELAQKYGYEPTDYENGPNAELFKKRKDPRQIFFVLSPGWVICLKDKVIIKPRDDDYLQYNHA from the exons TGTAACTCAGCTATTTATAAGTTGGATCCCAAAGACAAGGAGTATGGGATCAATTTGACGGATGAG GGTGCTGACATTTTCACAGCCCGTGTCAACATTGAAGTACAGTGGGCTGAAGAATCAACCATAGCAGCGATCGAGCGTAACGGCGGTATTATCACCACACGCTTCTATGACTTTCCGAGTTTGCAAGCAATAGTGGACCCCGAGTGGTTCTTCAAGAAAGGTGCCCCTATACCCCGATGCTCCTTGCCACCTAAAGACGCCCTGGAGTATTATACAAACCCGGAAAAACGAGGGTACCTTGCTGATCCGGAGAAGGTCCGCCAGGCGCGCTATGAATTGGCGCAGAAGTACGGCTATGAGCCAACGGATTATGAAAATGGACCCAATGCGGAACTGTTTAAGAAACGAAAGGAC CCGAGACAGATTTTCTTTGTTTTGAGTCCAGGCTGGGTGATTTGCCTGAAGGACAAAGTAATCATAAAACCCAGAGATGATGATTATTTACAGTATAACCATGCTTGA